One stretch of Pyrenophora tritici-repentis strain M4 chromosome 4, whole genome shotgun sequence DNA includes these proteins:
- a CDS encoding CaiA, Acyl-CoA dehydrogenase: MSTSNFTQTQLEIRTAIQSLCTSFPDHYWRSHDTEAKDPSTFHSALAAGGWLGIALPTCYGGSGLGISEATMMMQTISESGAGMAGAQAVHGNVYATQPLVRHGSAEMCESLVPRIVKGEVRVCFGVTEPGSGLDTLGLRTRAVREGDEYVISGEKVWITAAQVAGVMMLLARTGDGDSDGGKSIGKDDGGKKRSHGLSLLCIPLDRANPALEIRRIRKMGGRAVDANQVFFDKYRVPASSLIGAENHGFKIILQGMNAERCLLAGEALGLGYCALSRAAEYARTREVFNRPIGMNQGIAHPLADAYMALEAAKLATYHAAQLYDESQQEGSTVTHDEVGVAANSAKYLAAEAAFRACERAVLTHGGMGYAEEYDVERWFRESLVPRIAPVSREMILNYVGEKVLGLPRSY, translated from the coding sequence ATGTCCACCTCAAACTTCACCCAAACTCAACTTGAAATCCGCACCGCCATCCAATCCCTCTGTACATCTTTCCCAGACCACTACTGGCGCAGCCACGACACTGAAGCCAAAGACCCCAGCACCTTCCACTCCGCGCTCGCGGCTGGCGGCTGGCTCGGCATCGCACTGCCCACGTGCTACGGCGGCTCCGGGCTCGGCATCTCCGAAGCAACAATGATGATGCAAACGATATCTGAGTCCGGGGCCGGAATGGCAGGCGCACAAGCAGTACACGGGAATGTATACGCCACGCAGCCGCTTGTACGGCACGGCAGTGCTGAAATGTGCGAGAGTCTAGTGCCACGGATAGTAAAGGGGGAAGTAAGAGTGTGTTTTGGGGTTACGGAGCCGGGGAGTGGGTTGGATACTTTGGGGTTGAGGACGCGGGCTGTGAGGGAAGGGGATGAGTATGTGATTAGTGGGGAGAAGGTTTGGATTACGGCGGCGCAGGTGGCGGGGGTTATGATGCTTTTGGCACGAACAGGCGACGGAGACAGTGATGGTGGTAAGAGTATTGGTAAAGATGATGGAGGGAAGAAAAGATCCCACGGCCTCAGTCTCCTCTGCATCCCCCTCGACCGCGCAAACCCCGCCCTGGAAATCCGCCGCATCCGCAAAATGGGTGGTAGAGCAGTCGATGCGAATCAAGTCTTCTTCGACAAGTACCGTGTCCCCGCTTCTTCGCTTATCGGTGCTGAGAACCACGGGTTCAAGATTATCCTTCAGGGAATGAATGCGGAGCGGTGTCTCCTCGCGGGTGAAGCACTCGGTTTGGGGTACTGTGCCCTATCCCGCGCCGCAGAATACGCACGCACACGTGAAGTATTTAACAGACCTATTGGTATGAATCAGGGTATTGCGCATCCGCTTGCAGACGCGTATATGGCGCTTGAAGCGGCGAAGCTGGCGACGTATCATGCGGCGCAGTTGTATGATGAGAGTCAGCAGGAGGGCAGTACGGTGACGCACGATGAGGTGGGCGTGGCGGCGAATAGTGCAAAGTATCTTGCTGCTGAGGCAGCCTTTCGTGCGTGTGAGAGGGCTGTGTTAACGCATGGGGGTATGGGGTATGCGGAGGAGTATGATGTTGAGAGGTGGTTTAGGGAGAGTTTGGTGCCGAGGATTGCGCCGGTTAGTAGGGAGATGATATTGAATTATGTGGGCGAGAAGGTGTTGGGATTACCGAGGAGTTATTAG